In Myxococcus stipitatus, the following are encoded in one genomic region:
- a CDS encoding cysteine desulfurase family protein, whose protein sequence is MIYWDYNAAAPVRPEVASVLARAFAHGGHGNASSVHAAGREARARLDAARARVARVLGCEPKEICFTSSGSEADALALVGAWHARPTPERRKLVTTAVEHPALLGAVAQLEREGAQVVRLAPGQDGRVKVEDMLAAVTPDTALCSLMWANNETGVVQPAAEVARACRQRGVLFHTDAVQAAGKVPLSLREVDADLLSLSAHKFGGPSGAGVLVVRKGVDVRALVPGHQEAGLRGGTQNIPHAEALALALELAVSEQPALAERVGALRDDFERAVLEHVPGVTVNGAGAPRVPNTSNLRFDGVEGEALLIALDLEGICVSMGAACASGTLTPSHVLRAMGLTAPQARGCLRFSLGPDTREDQVRFVVDALRRHVPSVRALTA, encoded by the coding sequence GTGATCTACTGGGACTACAACGCCGCCGCGCCCGTGCGGCCGGAGGTCGCGTCTGTGCTTGCGCGCGCCTTCGCCCACGGGGGCCATGGCAACGCCTCCAGCGTCCACGCAGCGGGCCGCGAAGCCCGCGCGAGGCTCGACGCCGCGCGGGCCCGCGTGGCGCGTGTGCTGGGCTGTGAGCCGAAGGAGATTTGTTTCACCAGCTCCGGCAGCGAGGCGGACGCACTGGCGCTCGTGGGCGCGTGGCATGCGCGTCCGACACCCGAGCGGCGCAAGCTGGTGACGACGGCGGTGGAGCACCCTGCCCTGCTGGGCGCGGTGGCCCAGCTCGAGCGCGAGGGCGCCCAGGTCGTGCGCCTGGCGCCGGGCCAGGACGGCCGCGTGAAGGTGGAAGACATGCTCGCGGCGGTGACTCCGGACACGGCGCTCTGCTCGTTGATGTGGGCCAACAACGAGACGGGCGTGGTGCAGCCCGCGGCCGAGGTGGCGCGCGCGTGCCGGCAGCGCGGCGTGCTCTTCCACACCGACGCGGTGCAGGCGGCGGGCAAGGTGCCGCTGTCGCTGCGCGAGGTGGACGCGGATCTCCTGTCGCTCTCCGCGCACAAGTTTGGAGGCCCCTCTGGCGCGGGGGTGCTGGTGGTGCGCAAGGGCGTGGACGTGCGGGCCCTGGTCCCCGGCCATCAGGAAGCGGGACTCCGGGGAGGGACGCAGAACATCCCTCACGCGGAGGCGCTCGCGCTCGCGCTGGAGCTGGCAGTCAGCGAGCAGCCTGCCCTGGCCGAGCGCGTCGGCGCACTGCGGGATGACTTCGAGCGCGCGGTGCTCGAGCACGTGCCCGGGGTGACGGTGAACGGTGCGGGGGCGCCCCGCGTGCCCAACACCAGCAACCTGCGCTTCGACGGGGTGGAGGGTGAGGCACTGCTCATCGCCCTGGACCTGGAGGGCATCTGTGTCTCCATGGGAGCCGCCTGCGCATCGGGCACGCTGACTCCGTCGCATGTGCTCAGGGCCATGGGCTTGACGGCGCCCCAGGCACGCGGATGTCTCCGCTTCAGCCTGGGACCCGACACTCGCGAGGACCAGGTGCGGTTCGTCGTCGATGCACTTCGCCGCCATGTCCCCTCGGTGCGCGCGCTCACGGCGTAG
- a CDS encoding right-handed parallel beta-helix repeat-containing protein codes for MVLGSTGLKFLRRHFAVLVSALALACGPGAEDARLTTSRGALANEPQEPQAEQLSAKETFRRKCPSVSNATGPTLHVANKGPRNANEPLGSISNPYPTIMDAVRAAHPGTVIQVRSGTYPEQLTINALKARPGTATAPIVLRGESPDRPRIIPGGVDVGSLLVVNQPFWIVESLDVDVQERPSFGALFEDSTRCSQLSDSLLHGGRAGGGVVISDANTVLIEGNEIRDFLRVGQDSHGVVVKGTSRQIYLVENTIHDASGDAVQCQPNVGRPAELFIEHNQMYDCGENGIDVKACDNLSIQSNVIFRFPNLERFPWQATTSAAEAILVHENATNIEIAGNLIFLAGRGISIGGLAPVDNPSNVMIRGNMVMDIYNFANRGNGQGIRVAKARGVRVLGNHIERTADSGLRLAADEPLVVSDMSVFDNTLRDMHSFVKLGRDTARPGLKMDRNRYEGITGKFSAFGLVSEGEFDVWRSKLQQHGLEQGSVRVLSGSGAPQRLPPLLGQ; via the coding sequence ATGGTGCTGGGTTCGACGGGGCTGAAGTTCCTGAGGCGTCATTTCGCGGTGCTCGTATCCGCACTCGCGCTTGCATGTGGCCCTGGCGCGGAGGACGCACGACTGACGACCTCGCGCGGAGCCCTCGCCAACGAACCACAAGAGCCTCAGGCCGAGCAGCTCAGCGCGAAGGAGACCTTCCGGCGCAAGTGCCCGTCGGTCTCCAATGCGACAGGCCCCACGCTCCACGTCGCGAACAAGGGCCCGCGCAATGCCAACGAGCCCCTGGGCTCCATCAGCAATCCCTACCCCACCATCATGGACGCGGTGAGGGCCGCGCATCCGGGCACTGTCATCCAGGTCCGCTCGGGGACCTATCCCGAGCAGCTCACCATCAACGCCCTGAAGGCACGCCCAGGCACGGCCACCGCGCCCATCGTCCTGCGAGGAGAGTCTCCCGACCGGCCTCGCATCATCCCCGGCGGCGTGGACGTGGGGAGCTTGCTGGTGGTGAACCAACCCTTTTGGATTGTCGAGTCCCTGGACGTGGATGTGCAGGAGCGGCCCTCCTTCGGCGCGCTCTTCGAGGACTCCACCCGCTGCTCACAGCTCTCCGACTCCTTGCTCCATGGAGGACGGGCCGGTGGCGGGGTCGTCATCAGCGATGCGAACACCGTGCTCATCGAGGGCAACGAGATTCGCGACTTCCTGCGCGTCGGACAGGACTCTCACGGCGTGGTGGTGAAGGGAACGTCCCGGCAGATCTACCTCGTGGAGAACACCATCCATGACGCCTCGGGCGACGCCGTGCAGTGCCAGCCCAACGTCGGCAGGCCCGCCGAGCTCTTCATCGAACACAACCAGATGTACGACTGCGGAGAGAACGGCATCGACGTCAAGGCGTGCGACAACCTCTCCATCCAGTCCAACGTCATCTTCCGCTTCCCCAACCTCGAGAGATTCCCGTGGCAGGCGACGACCTCCGCCGCCGAGGCCATCCTCGTGCACGAGAACGCGACGAACATCGAGATTGCCGGGAACCTCATCTTCCTCGCCGGCCGAGGCATCTCCATCGGAGGGCTCGCCCCCGTGGACAATCCCTCCAACGTGATGATTCGCGGCAACATGGTGATGGACATCTACAACTTCGCGAACCGAGGCAACGGCCAGGGCATTCGCGTGGCGAAGGCGCGCGGCGTGCGAGTGCTGGGCAATCACATCGAGCGGACCGCGGACTCGGGCCTGCGGCTGGCCGCGGACGAGCCGCTGGTCGTCTCGGACATGTCCGTCTTCGACAACACGCTGCGCGACATGCACAGCTTCGTGAAGCTGGGGCGCGACACGGCGCGGCCCGGGCTGAAGATGGACCGCAACCGCTACGAGGGCATCACCGGCAAGTTCAGCGCCTTCGGCCTGGTGTCCGAGGGCGAGTTCGACGTCTGGCGCAGCAAGCTGCAACAGCACGGACTGGAGCAGGGCTCGGTGCGAGTCCTCAGCGGCTCGGGAGCCCCGCAGCGGCTACCACCCCTGCTCGGGCAATGA
- a CDS encoding serine/threonine-protein kinase, with protein MPPSPKTQRVFGHYEILSVLGKGGMAEVYRAKVLAGAREGWTVALKRLLPALTADPESVSLFSREAQLSKQLHHPNIVTVLDAGELEGIYFIVMELVDGRDLGQILRRCKVRGIPLPLDFAVYLGKVLLEALAYAHAATGPQGEPLGIVHCDVSPSNLFISRVGEIKLGDFGVSRVLVDGKLQGGEVLGKPYYLSPESLLGEVSPVADLWAATVVLYELLTLERPFTGTTPDEVFHAIRSRSYRPLRELRPDVPQALEDVVRRAFSARPEDRFPSAESFAQALAPHYDERVGTPLAIAAVVRGLFGASDDVPTAASPSGPAAPPSPPSGASRAE; from the coding sequence ATGCCTCCTTCTCCGAAGACTCAGCGGGTCTTCGGCCACTACGAAATCCTCTCCGTGCTCGGCAAGGGCGGCATGGCGGAGGTGTACCGCGCGAAGGTGCTGGCGGGGGCGCGTGAGGGGTGGACTGTCGCGCTCAAGAGGCTGTTGCCGGCGCTGACGGCGGACCCCGAGTCCGTCTCGCTGTTCTCGCGCGAGGCGCAGCTGTCCAAGCAGCTGCACCATCCCAACATCGTGACGGTGCTGGATGCAGGGGAGTTGGAGGGCATCTACTTCATCGTCATGGAGCTGGTGGATGGCCGGGACCTGGGCCAGATCCTCCGCCGCTGCAAGGTGCGCGGCATCCCGCTGCCCCTCGACTTCGCGGTGTACCTGGGGAAGGTGCTGCTGGAGGCGCTCGCGTACGCGCACGCCGCCACCGGGCCCCAGGGCGAGCCCCTGGGCATCGTCCACTGCGACGTGTCGCCGTCCAACCTCTTCATCTCGCGCGTGGGCGAAATCAAGCTGGGTGACTTCGGCGTCTCGCGTGTGCTCGTCGACGGCAAGCTCCAGGGCGGAGAGGTGCTGGGCAAGCCCTACTACCTGTCTCCGGAGTCGTTGCTGGGAGAGGTCAGCCCCGTGGCGGACCTGTGGGCGGCGACGGTGGTCCTGTACGAACTGCTGACGCTGGAGCGCCCCTTCACCGGCACCACGCCCGACGAGGTGTTCCACGCCATCCGCTCCCGGAGCTACCGGCCGCTGCGCGAGCTGCGGCCTGACGTGCCCCAGGCGCTCGAGGATGTGGTGCGCCGTGCGTTCTCCGCGCGTCCCGAGGACCGCTTCCCCTCGGCTGAGTCCTTCGCCCAGGCGCTCGCGCCGCACTATGACGAGCGCGTGGGCACTCCGCTGGCCATCGCCGCCGTGGTGCGTGGCTTGTTTGGCGCCAGCGATGATGTCCCCACTGCGGCTTCCCCCTCGGGCCCGGCGGCGCCTCCCTCGCCGCCGTCCGGGGCCTCGCGCGCCGAGTAG
- a CDS encoding tetratricopeptide repeat protein gives MTALSVTSGLAWAGPKLSGPYVGDTYGQVELHMEGERLVGTSSGSGGGCKFPAGTEVLSGEFQGNVLVATLQVCLSGTPECVGARAFPTLATYNPQSGVLSARVRLPKGCHSPGLKDFVLFLRGTGGPGESEDDAAKEGALGGRAAAAGSASAEEAPEARASETRTAAIGTRPVDLGLQFLAANSPNKWEIARARFEAALLEDPRDIDALVGMAASHLGLGNPSKAQEFLSRIRQVPPTRPDVYAWQAYAADAQGDTGRVQPLLRRALDLNWSPENPKPWEAALVKALAGDIELAQKQSKNRKRAPGREAAGAGSTSP, from the coding sequence GTGACGGCTCTTTCCGTCACCTCCGGCCTCGCCTGGGCGGGGCCGAAGCTCTCTGGCCCCTACGTCGGGGATACCTACGGACAGGTGGAGCTGCACATGGAGGGCGAGCGCCTGGTCGGCACGTCCTCCGGCTCTGGTGGTGGCTGCAAGTTCCCGGCGGGCACGGAAGTGCTCTCCGGGGAGTTCCAGGGAAACGTCCTGGTCGCCACCCTGCAGGTCTGCCTCTCGGGTACTCCCGAATGTGTCGGCGCTCGGGCCTTCCCGACGCTGGCCACCTACAACCCTCAGTCCGGAGTGCTCTCCGCTCGGGTCCGGCTTCCCAAGGGATGCCATTCGCCGGGCCTGAAGGACTTCGTCCTGTTCCTGCGCGGCACGGGCGGGCCAGGCGAGTCCGAGGACGACGCCGCGAAGGAGGGAGCCCTCGGAGGCCGTGCCGCCGCGGCGGGCTCCGCGTCCGCGGAGGAGGCACCGGAGGCGAGGGCCTCCGAGACGCGCACCGCGGCCATCGGTACGCGCCCGGTGGATCTGGGCCTGCAGTTCCTGGCGGCCAATTCGCCGAACAAGTGGGAGATCGCGCGAGCGCGCTTCGAGGCCGCGCTGCTCGAGGACCCCCGCGACATCGACGCGCTCGTGGGCATGGCCGCGAGCCACCTGGGGTTGGGCAACCCCAGCAAGGCGCAGGAGTTCCTGTCGCGCATCCGCCAGGTTCCTCCCACGCGCCCGGACGTCTACGCGTGGCAGGCCTATGCCGCTGACGCGCAGGGCGACACAGGCCGCGTCCAGCCGCTGCTGCGCAGGGCGCTGGACCTGAACTGGTCGCCGGAGAATCCCAAGCCCTGGGAGGCGGCGCTGGTGAAGGCGCTCGCCGGTGACATCGAGCTGGCGCAGAAGCAGTCGAAGAATCGCAAGCGCGCGCCGGGCCGTGAGGCGGCAGGAGCTGGAAGTACGAGCCCGTGA
- a CDS encoding 5-formyltetrahydrofolate cyclo-ligase, whose amino-acid sequence MSETVVEEAAARKQTLRDELTARRKAMTPDLIDTRGLKVQSRFLATAYYQKARTVALYAPIRGEVPTRDILIAALQDEKTVCYPLSHVHGRILSFRAIKSEAELEPGRLGVREPTNSSDLIAVDQIDLFVVPGLGFTRDGKRLGRGGGYYDATLRAASARSRRVGLAFSDQLVEMLPTTGDDVDMDLVVTESETCRGLFREPEFLDT is encoded by the coding sequence GTGAGCGAGACGGTGGTGGAAGAGGCGGCGGCGAGGAAGCAGACGCTGCGGGATGAGCTGACGGCGCGCCGCAAGGCGATGACGCCCGACCTCATCGACACGCGGGGTCTCAAGGTGCAGTCTCGATTCCTGGCGACGGCGTATTATCAGAAGGCACGGACCGTGGCGCTCTACGCCCCCATCCGGGGCGAGGTGCCCACGCGGGACATTCTCATCGCGGCGCTGCAAGACGAGAAGACCGTCTGCTACCCGCTGTCCCATGTGCACGGGAGGATTCTCTCCTTCCGCGCCATCAAGTCGGAGGCGGAGCTGGAGCCGGGACGTCTGGGCGTGCGGGAGCCGACGAACTCGTCGGACCTCATCGCGGTGGACCAGATCGACCTGTTCGTGGTTCCGGGCCTGGGCTTCACCCGCGACGGCAAGCGGCTGGGACGCGGAGGTGGCTACTATGACGCCACCCTTCGCGCGGCCAGTGCACGCAGCCGCCGGGTGGGGTTGGCCTTCAGCGACCAGCTCGTTGAAATGCTCCCGACCACGGGCGACGACGTGGACATGGACCTGGTGGTGACGGAGTCCGAGACCTGCCGCGGCCTGTTCCGCGAGCCGGAGTTCCTGGATACGTGA
- a CDS encoding TIGR00282 family metallophosphoesterase: MKVLFMGDVVGRPGLQAVRALLPRLKATHGIEVTVANAENSDQGAGISPETADTLLASGVDLLTSGNHFWSKKSILPWLASHPDKLLRPANYPKDTPGRGHGVVELPDGRALGVINLEGRVFMRAHDNPFEVVQGLVETTRTRTPCILVDMHCEASSEKNAMGVHLDGRVSAVVGTHTHVQTADERILPGGTAFITDVGMCGPLDSVIGMKKEQSVARFLGQKHAPYEVAERLVYLQGVVLDIDDTTGRGRSIERVRVHLPGT; this comes from the coding sequence GTGAAGGTCCTCTTCATGGGAGATGTGGTGGGCCGTCCGGGGCTTCAGGCCGTCCGAGCGCTCCTGCCGCGTCTGAAGGCCACCCATGGCATCGAAGTGACGGTCGCCAACGCGGAGAACAGCGACCAGGGCGCGGGCATCTCGCCGGAGACGGCGGACACGCTGCTCGCCAGCGGCGTTGACTTGCTGACCAGCGGCAACCACTTCTGGTCCAAGAAGTCCATCTTGCCCTGGCTTGCGTCCCATCCGGACAAGCTGCTGCGCCCGGCCAATTATCCCAAGGACACACCGGGCCGAGGCCACGGGGTGGTGGAGCTCCCGGACGGACGCGCGCTGGGGGTCATCAACCTGGAGGGCCGCGTCTTCATGCGCGCGCATGACAACCCCTTCGAGGTGGTCCAGGGGCTGGTGGAGACGACGCGCACGCGCACGCCCTGCATCCTGGTGGACATGCACTGCGAGGCCTCCAGCGAGAAGAACGCCATGGGGGTGCACCTGGACGGGCGGGTCTCCGCGGTGGTGGGGACCCATACGCACGTTCAGACGGCGGACGAGCGCATCCTCCCCGGGGGCACGGCGTTCATCACCGACGTGGGCATGTGCGGCCCCCTGGACTCGGTCATCGGGATGAAGAAGGAGCAGTCCGTGGCGCGGTTCCTGGGGCAGAAGCACGCGCCCTACGAAGTCGCGGAGCGGCTCGTGTATCTGCAGGGTGTGGTGCTGGACATCGACGACACCACGGGGCGTGGGCGTTCCATCGAGCGCGTGCGCGTCCACCTGCCGGGTACCTGA
- the tyrS gene encoding tyrosine--tRNA ligase, whose product MNPDALRKATPEEQFEEVTRGTVDLHSPEDLKKKLRYSYDSGKPLVIKAGFDPSRPDLHLGHSLLLTRMRRFQDFGHTVVFLIGDFTALIGDPTGRNATRPALTRDEVKANAETYKQQVFKVLDSEKTTVRFNSEWLDKLGTEGMIRLASRYSLQRMLERDDFKKRFRDNVSIAIHEMLYPLLQGYDSVALKADVELGATDQLFNLLVGRQLMREENMAPQVIMTGPILEGLNAKLVDGKIVGDKMSKSLDNYVGVSEAPDTMFGKLMSITDDLMWRYYQLLSSKTLKELAELQAKVASGEVHPKAAKVGFAREMTERFHDAEAGRKAEEDFEKRFAKKELTAEDLPQVEVSLAGAAALPVTKVLAEAKLVASATEGRKMISQGGVRVNGEKVADPKADLGAGEYTVQVGKLKAARVKLA is encoded by the coding sequence ATGAATCCGGACGCGCTGCGCAAGGCGACCCCCGAGGAGCAGTTCGAAGAAGTCACCCGAGGCACGGTGGATCTCCATTCGCCCGAGGACCTGAAGAAGAAGCTCCGGTACTCGTATGACTCGGGCAAGCCGCTCGTCATCAAGGCGGGGTTCGACCCGAGCCGGCCTGACCTGCACCTGGGCCACTCGCTGCTGCTCACGCGCATGCGGCGCTTCCAGGACTTCGGTCACACGGTGGTGTTCCTCATCGGTGACTTCACGGCGCTGATTGGCGACCCCACGGGGCGCAACGCCACGCGCCCGGCGCTCACCCGCGACGAGGTGAAGGCCAACGCAGAGACGTACAAGCAGCAGGTCTTCAAGGTGCTGGACTCGGAGAAGACGACGGTCCGCTTCAACTCGGAGTGGCTCGACAAGCTGGGCACCGAGGGAATGATTCGGCTGGCGTCGCGCTACTCGCTGCAGCGCATGCTGGAGCGCGACGACTTCAAGAAGCGTTTCCGGGACAACGTCTCCATCGCCATCCACGAGATGCTCTACCCGCTCCTTCAGGGCTACGACTCCGTCGCGCTGAAGGCGGACGTGGAGCTGGGCGCCACGGACCAGCTCTTCAACCTGCTGGTGGGCCGGCAGTTGATGCGCGAGGAGAACATGGCGCCCCAGGTCATCATGACGGGGCCCATCCTGGAGGGACTCAACGCGAAGCTCGTCGACGGGAAGATTGTCGGCGACAAGATGTCCAAGAGCCTGGACAACTACGTGGGCGTCAGCGAGGCGCCGGACACCATGTTCGGCAAGCTGATGAGCATCACCGACGACCTGATGTGGCGCTACTACCAGCTCCTCTCCTCCAAGACGCTGAAGGAGCTGGCGGAGCTGCAGGCCAAGGTCGCCAGCGGCGAGGTGCATCCGAAGGCCGCCAAGGTGGGCTTCGCGCGGGAGATGACGGAGCGCTTCCACGACGCCGAGGCCGGCCGCAAGGCGGAGGAGGACTTCGAGAAGCGCTTCGCGAAGAAGGAGCTCACGGCGGAGGACCTCCCCCAGGTGGAAGTCTCTCTGGCGGGCGCGGCGGCGCTGCCGGTGACCAAGGTGTTGGCCGAGGCGAAGCTGGTGGCCTCCGCGACCGAGGGCCGGAAGATGATCTCCCAGGGCGGTGTCCGCGTGAATGGCGAGAAGGTCGCGGACCCGAAGGCGGATCTCGGCGCCGGCGAGTACACCGTGCAGGTCGGCAAGCTGAAGGCCGCGCGCGTCAAGCTGGCGTGA